The following are from one region of the Gloeomargarita lithophora Alchichica-D10 genome:
- a CDS encoding RAMP superfamily protein yields MPPIPDVINKVPMMYRAQVTGRCQLQRLVPKAEEQHAQRWTKEWTERSYPHPPQFSQNVQTRSYSISWRFVTNAGQDDGIIRPVMGARGWPFYPGSSMKGLFRSACNPQQKARYCGQELPGGDMAPGILRFHGGYPTNKKWVEKLLDLVHPQQDYQVKRGNANHSAFMMISLYQPELNFGISSSEDLSPQEWTEIWQIWEKAMAKGLGSRVCAGYGHPSSISGDELYPPHRIHGRGMASKTLSGAEFRPNIFRAAIRGHALRIFGGLVPAPIAEREVDKLFGGLGSREPIVGLVGMKFVADDLNIDRHGRGRFEVRTYDVTGQLSWLLTRPLPDVQREALKNLILRLNQFAMILGGFGKSWRRIDHPFFFEEYYNHPNKSYIGCHWEWIDKFKRDVQIAAPKHLEQFMNNRLLPSVKEWLKLQGVNLNSQYAQEWRETWHTAKVQVWGRIAQNQEDSIAVKWFHQPYYSDNKQGIRNSIKGTSITGRLGTIGRIWHRMYPQFKFSQGDTPTKTRGYVELITIFPDQSPECRQFLTFLQQEQQDFQRVWPLNN; encoded by the coding sequence ATGCCCCCTATTCCCGATGTGATTAATAAAGTCCCCATGATGTACCGGGCGCAGGTTACTGGACGGTGCCAATTACAGCGTTTGGTGCCTAAAGCGGAGGAACAACACGCCCAAAGGTGGACAAAAGAATGGACGGAACGCAGCTACCCCCACCCACCCCAATTCAGCCAAAATGTCCAAACTCGCAGTTACAGTATTAGTTGGCGATTTGTGACCAATGCGGGTCAGGATGATGGGATTATCCGCCCGGTGATGGGGGCAAGGGGATGGCCTTTCTATCCGGGCAGTAGTATGAAAGGCTTATTTCGGAGTGCCTGTAATCCCCAGCAAAAAGCCCGTTACTGTGGTCAAGAATTACCCGGCGGGGATATGGCTCCCGGAATTTTACGCTTCCACGGGGGTTATCCAACGAATAAAAAATGGGTGGAAAAACTCCTGGATTTAGTCCACCCCCAACAGGATTATCAAGTCAAAAGAGGGAATGCCAATCATTCAGCATTTATGATGATTTCCCTATACCAACCAGAGTTAAATTTTGGTATCTCCAGTAGTGAGGATTTATCCCCTCAAGAGTGGACGGAGATTTGGCAGATTTGGGAAAAAGCGATGGCGAAAGGATTGGGTAGCCGGGTTTGTGCCGGATATGGACATCCCAGTAGTATCAGTGGCGATGAACTTTATCCCCCGCATCGTATTCATGGACGGGGTATGGCTTCCAAGACCCTCAGTGGAGCCGAATTTCGTCCTAATATATTTCGAGCCGCCATCCGGGGTCATGCCCTACGAATTTTTGGTGGTTTAGTCCCTGCCCCTATCGCCGAACGGGAAGTAGATAAGCTATTCGGGGGGCTGGGAAGTAGAGAACCGATTGTAGGTTTGGTGGGCATGAAATTTGTCGCAGATGACTTAAACATTGACAGACACGGTCGTGGTCGTTTTGAAGTCCGCACCTATGATGTCACCGGACAACTGAGTTGGTTATTGACTCGCCCCTTACCTGATGTGCAACGGGAAGCCTTGAAAAACTTGATACTCAGGTTAAATCAATTTGCCATGATTTTGGGGGGATTTGGTAAGTCCTGGCGACGCATTGACCACCCCTTTTTCTTTGAGGAATACTACAATCACCCCAATAAATCCTACATTGGTTGTCATTGGGAATGGATAGATAAATTCAAACGGGATGTTCAAATTGCCGCACCGAAACATCTGGAACAATTTATGAATAATCGGCTATTACCATCTGTAAAAGAGTGGCTAAAACTCCAAGGGGTTAATCTGAACAGCCAATACGCCCAGGAGTGGCGGGAAACCTGGCACACAGCAAAAGTCCAAGTGTGGGGACGCATCGCTCAAAACCAAGAAGATTCTATCGCAGTCAAATGGTTTCATCAGCCCTACTACAGCGACAATAAACAAGGCATTAGAAATAGTATTAAAGGGACTTCCATAACAGGGAGATTAGGCACGATTGGCCGCATCTGGCATCGGATGTATCCCCAATTCAAGTTTTCTCAAGGTGACACACCAACAAAAACAAGGGGATATGTTGAATTGATCACGATCTTTCCAGACCAATCTCCTGAGTGCAGACAGTTTTTAACCTTCTTACAACAAGAGCAACAGGACTTCCAACGAGTTTGGCCGCTGAACAATTAA
- a CDS encoding RAMP superfamily CRISPR-associated protein, translating into MYHKAYGIIETLAPLHVGASAGEEMGNLNLIFRDQFTQTGIIPGSSIRGRFRADMRSGANKGDVNQWYGHEAVAGQSDGGTTEALVKFEYASLVWFPVFCPGQPVVWVSCPRLLKRYQMIIGGDAKIPQPYTADNSLQAKQFSEQKTTRKILFFNLGFMEIEHTQDMQSWIPQGSSLQKNSLVVVGDNDIAMLHDMGLYRQSRVKLQDDMKKVAGGAFFNVEAIPEGSVFIFPVGLKEIGWNPFVTEAEQEMYFGGLESVGFGRCRVTLAGAYQ; encoded by the coding sequence ATGTATCACAAAGCCTACGGCATCATTGAAACCCTCGCACCCCTCCATGTGGGAGCCAGCGCCGGGGAAGAAATGGGCAATTTGAATTTGATCTTTCGGGATCAATTCACCCAAACTGGCATCATTCCCGGTAGCTCAATTCGGGGACGATTTCGAGCTGATATGCGCTCCGGTGCAAATAAAGGTGATGTGAATCAATGGTATGGACACGAAGCCGTAGCAGGGCAATCCGATGGCGGTACCACCGAAGCTTTAGTGAAATTTGAGTATGCTTCATTGGTGTGGTTCCCGGTATTTTGTCCAGGGCAACCCGTGGTCTGGGTTTCTTGTCCTCGGTTGCTGAAACGCTATCAGATGATTATCGGTGGCGATGCTAAGATTCCCCAACCCTATACGGCGGACAATAGCCTGCAAGCCAAGCAATTTAGCGAACAAAAAACAACCCGTAAAATTCTATTTTTCAACCTGGGTTTTATGGAAATCGAACACACGCAAGATATGCAATCCTGGATTCCCCAAGGGAGTAGCCTCCAAAAAAATAGCCTCGTGGTTGTTGGTGACAATGATATTGCCATGCTTCATGACATGGGATTGTATCGGCAAAGCCGGGTCAAACTGCAAGATGATATGAAGAAAGTCGCCGGGGGAGCATTTTTTAATGTAGAAGCAATTCCTGAGGGCAGTGTTTTCATTTTCCCGGTTGGTCTTAAAGAAATAGGGTGGAATCCTTTTGTCACTGAAGCTGAACAAGAAATGTACTTTGGTGGGTTAGAATCCGTTGGTTTTGGTCGGTGTCGGGTTACTTTAGCAGGAGCATATCAGTAA
- the csx2 gene encoding TIGR02221 family CRISPR-associated protein, with protein MTKTLLTTIGTGNYSETIYHLADQKAAKTCYVAQAFCQIFAIEKVIILVTAEARQKHWESLKSCLPPTVQVQDHSIPSGETEEAIWSIFETLVDSIAPQDEIIFDITHAFRSIPVLVLLGAALLRKAKNVEIQGLYYGLYRSEASQSPIVDLTPALRLLDWLTATDKFISTGSAVELGNLLRTVNRDFYRSQRPGKHDPRPVNLQNFGRAIEDVSRSIELIRPISLTQEDLPKLIHESTDELSQEVGIFAKPFGLMLEQVRQSYMPLALSDDSTNKTEQIYKQFLLLRWYVDKQFTVHALLMAREWVVSALCLLDGREDYLKREHREAIENQLNSIRFPRNNPALNHPVAAHVENVKTLADFWGRLGDYRNDIAHVQMNESPLNSQTLEKFALKELLPTLQSLFPSLTRPLSLEEDD; from the coding sequence ATGACCAAAACCCTTTTGACCACCATCGGCACGGGTAACTACAGCGAAACAATTTACCACTTGGCTGACCAGAAAGCGGCGAAGACCTGTTATGTTGCCCAAGCATTTTGTCAAATTTTTGCCATTGAAAAGGTAATCATTCTAGTCACTGCCGAAGCCCGACAAAAACATTGGGAATCCCTGAAATCTTGTTTACCACCAACCGTTCAGGTGCAAGACCACAGCATCCCTTCAGGTGAAACAGAAGAGGCGATTTGGAGCATTTTTGAAACATTAGTTGATAGCATCGCTCCCCAAGACGAGATCATTTTCGACATTACCCATGCGTTCCGTTCGATTCCCGTGTTGGTGCTTCTGGGTGCGGCACTATTACGCAAAGCCAAAAATGTGGAAATTCAAGGTTTGTACTATGGTCTCTATCGCAGTGAAGCATCCCAAAGCCCGATTGTTGACCTGACCCCAGCCCTGCGCTTGCTGGACTGGCTGACCGCCACGGATAAATTTATCTCTACGGGTTCGGCGGTAGAATTGGGAAATTTATTACGGACAGTAAATAGAGATTTTTATCGCTCACAAAGACCAGGAAAACATGATCCTAGACCTGTTAATTTGCAAAATTTTGGGCGAGCCATTGAAGATGTTTCCCGCTCGATTGAACTCATTCGACCCATTAGTTTAACCCAGGAAGATTTACCTAAACTGATTCATGAATCTACTGATGAGCTATCCCAAGAAGTGGGTATCTTTGCTAAACCTTTTGGCTTGATGTTAGAGCAGGTGCGTCAGAGTTATATGCCATTAGCTCTGTCTGATGATAGTACAAATAAAACCGAGCAAATATACAAACAATTTCTGCTTTTGCGGTGGTACGTGGATAAACAATTTACAGTTCATGCACTGCTGATGGCGCGTGAGTGGGTTGTTTCCGCCCTGTGTCTATTGGATGGACGGGAGGATTACCTCAAACGGGAGCATCGTGAAGCTATTGAAAATCAACTCAACTCCATCAGGTTCCCAAGGAACAATCCTGCACTGAATCACCCTGTTGCGGCTCATGTTGAAAATGTTAAAACTCTTGCAGATTTTTGGGGACGCTTAGGTGACTATCGTAATGATATAGCCCATGTGCAAATGAATGAATCCCCTCTCAATAGTCAGACTTTAGAGAAATTTGCCCTCAAAGAACTGCTACCAACCCTGCAATCCCTTTTCCCTTCTTTGACCAGACCACTAAGTTTAGAAGAGGATGACTAG
- a CDS encoding TIGR03985 family CRISPR-associated protein, whose product MELNLPLSVSILQWLSGQRLAERLGLSIRLWVLLHKLYGDFEQDWSDLPEVFAYTDIRDRLLSPDHPHQDPSHGQSIICPNAECICHLPLSYWLEPITDELRHSLAIPEALWEQYLTEKPFGHSHRTLRKTLPHLVESSWLKSTQPAKFMRYSLENVPQLANCSTPEALSTIQSLDVLNDISFIDPRLSVVLADLQQNINQEQRVFIHLDFIFPADTQDQVDDLQNQLNELWSQPEICPIAFIYDTRQNGEQMMITYPVCLFYARRAKYLSAYGKTPDQPLGWYNFRLDRIISKKFKTLSWSDPKIPLDLLNLKKQTKLPTSEQVQIAWDTAWGTDFYLESALMILRFEPDFAYRYIDGTERHSTFQRVDYHQISNLIRNHPERQQIQRILQQRSPEDAYYQAQVRLGDTNLIMRLRDWRPNGEVIAPLQLREQMRQEALQELDLYGR is encoded by the coding sequence ATGGAATTGAATCTACCCTTAAGCGTCTCAATTTTACAATGGTTATCCGGGCAGAGATTGGCCGAACGATTGGGTTTATCTATACGTTTATGGGTACTTTTGCACAAACTTTATGGTGATTTTGAGCAGGATTGGAGTGATTTGCCTGAAGTTTTCGCCTATACGGATATTCGTGACCGATTATTATCACCCGACCATCCCCACCAAGACCCCAGCCACGGACAAAGTATCATTTGCCCCAATGCAGAATGTATCTGTCATTTGCCCTTAAGTTACTGGTTGGAACCAATTACAGATGAACTGCGACACTCCCTCGCAATACCTGAAGCACTTTGGGAACAATATTTGACAGAAAAACCCTTTGGACACTCCCACCGGACACTCCGCAAAACTTTACCCCATTTAGTAGAGAGTAGCTGGCTCAAATCAACTCAACCGGCCAAGTTCATGCGTTATTCCCTGGAGAATGTACCCCAACTAGCCAACTGCTCAACCCCAGAAGCATTATCTACGATTCAGAGTCTTGATGTGTTAAATGATATTAGTTTTATTGACCCCCGCTTATCGGTAGTACTCGCAGATTTACAGCAAAATATTAACCAAGAGCAACGGGTTTTTATTCATTTAGACTTTATCTTCCCCGCAGATACGCAAGATCAAGTGGATGATCTGCAAAACCAACTCAATGAACTGTGGTCACAACCGGAGATTTGTCCTATAGCATTTATTTATGATACCCGTCAAAATGGGGAGCAAATGATGATTACCTATCCGGTGTGTTTATTCTATGCCCGCCGCGCTAAATACTTGAGTGCCTACGGTAAAACCCCTGATCAGCCCTTAGGTTGGTATAACTTTCGTCTTGACCGGATTATTTCTAAAAAATTCAAGACCTTATCCTGGTCAGACCCAAAAATTCCCCTGGATTTATTAAACTTAAAAAAACAAACCAAACTCCCCACATCGGAGCAGGTACAAATCGCCTGGGATACGGCCTGGGGAACGGATTTTTATCTGGAATCAGCCCTGATGATATTGCGATTTGAGCCGGATTTTGCCTATCGTTATATTGATGGCACTGAACGACATTCTACTTTTCAACGAGTTGATTACCACCAAATCTCCAATCTAATTCGTAATCATCCAGAACGACAGCAAATTCAACGGATTTTGCAACAGCGTTCCCCTGAAGATGCCTATTATCAGGCTCAGGTGCGGCTAGGGGATACGAATTTGATTATGCGTTTGCGGGATTGGCGACCCAATGGGGAGGTAATTGCGCCATTACAATTACGAGAGCAAATGCGCCAGGAGGCTCTCCAGGAACTTGACCTGTATGGACGTTAG
- a CDS encoding VIT domain-containing protein, translating to MFSTTTTPSGLLSPTGTPIPLRGVDFNVVIREIGSWVTVSQHFQNVEDQPIEAVYSFPLPEGAAICGFQVYLGERIIAGRVEEKETAFAQYDEAIKEGHGAYLVDQDRPNIFTISVGNLLPQQAVVVRMTYVQELDTQVHGGRFVIPTTISPRYMPVAQLETAPATELLHLNPPTVLENLPYGLAIRVDLVTSTPIIGLESPSHPIRLTLKDGQATVELVGENIQLDQDFVLTYTLQKSHEPHILLGKDMGSDGFVAMLNFWPQLEIKQRQPQEFIFIIDRSGSMQGESIQQARTGLLLCLKSLQPGDQFNIYGFGSTYEKLFERSQPYTEETLTTATQHVQELEADIGGTEIYPVLENALSQIGNLPASVILLTDGEVGNEQEVIHLAQTYRGRVRIFAFGIGRGADEYLMRGMARATDGAAEFIFPEERTELKVMQQFHRIGVPHAEQVRVDWGGLTADVVTPAVWPPLFHNQRWTAYARFSNLFATTVRLEAVVAGQPYTWEVTVDPERVDETAVVPLLFARSTIRDWEEPRIQGRGSQQRDRQEASRQRQEAIVNLGCRYQLMSSETSFVAIEQRPDGDKTTEIKLRRVPIALTKRWGGTGNTLSQSVSHSQYDVDTMADIDFSYSIGEMDECSFNSLKEIDFKFLHELAIHQRYEGFWILDSWFVNMLHGGPIQLKQIAALLNTALEEAEKIIVTLFVLRFLKDRFADSDILWQSLAQKAEQWLRNLSTMPPLIDPEPVDVVERWQAWFAQQLETVKYQEEDEDKDEVER from the coding sequence ATGTTCTCCACTACCACAACACCCTCTGGTTTGCTCTCCCCCACAGGAACACCGATTCCTTTGCGGGGGGTGGATTTCAACGTTGTAATTCGTGAGATTGGTTCCTGGGTAACCGTTTCTCAGCATTTTCAAAATGTAGAAGACCAGCCGATTGAGGCAGTTTATTCATTCCCTTTACCTGAAGGAGCGGCCATTTGCGGGTTTCAGGTATACCTTGGTGAACGGATAATTGCCGGACGGGTGGAAGAGAAAGAAACGGCCTTCGCCCAATACGATGAGGCCATCAAAGAAGGTCATGGAGCTTATTTAGTGGACCAGGATCGGCCTAATATCTTCACCATTTCAGTGGGAAATTTGTTGCCCCAGCAGGCGGTTGTGGTGCGAATGACCTATGTGCAGGAATTGGATACTCAAGTCCATGGGGGACGGTTTGTGATTCCAACAACGATTTCCCCCCGCTATATGCCCGTTGCTCAGTTGGAGACTGCACCTGCTACAGAACTTTTGCACCTCAATCCGCCGACGGTGCTGGAGAACTTACCCTATGGCTTGGCTATCCGGGTGGATTTGGTGACCAGTACTCCTATCATAGGGCTAGAATCTCCGTCCCATCCGATTCGGTTGACACTGAAAGATGGTCAGGCCACTGTGGAATTGGTTGGCGAAAATATCCAACTTGACCAGGATTTTGTGTTGACCTACACCCTGCAAAAATCCCATGAACCACACATTCTTTTGGGGAAAGATATGGGTTCCGATGGATTTGTGGCGATGCTGAATTTTTGGCCGCAGTTAGAAATCAAGCAACGTCAACCCCAGGAATTTATTTTCATCATTGACCGTTCTGGTTCAATGCAAGGAGAGAGTATTCAACAAGCCAGAACAGGATTATTACTGTGCCTGAAATCCCTGCAACCGGGGGATCAATTCAATATCTATGGCTTTGGTTCGACCTATGAAAAACTGTTTGAACGCAGTCAGCCCTATACAGAGGAAACCCTGACAACTGCGACACAACACGTCCAAGAACTAGAGGCTGACATTGGTGGTACGGAAATTTATCCAGTATTAGAAAATGCCCTATCCCAAATAGGCAATTTACCGGCGAGTGTCATCCTGCTGACCGATGGAGAAGTGGGTAATGAACAAGAAGTAATTCACTTAGCGCAAACGTATCGGGGACGTGTCCGCATCTTTGCCTTTGGAATTGGTCGGGGGGCGGATGAATACTTGATGCGGGGGATGGCACGGGCGACGGATGGGGCGGCGGAATTTATCTTTCCGGAGGAGCGCACTGAACTCAAGGTGATGCAGCAGTTTCACCGGATAGGGGTGCCCCATGCGGAGCAGGTGCGTGTAGATTGGGGGGGATTGACTGCCGATGTGGTAACTCCAGCGGTTTGGCCGCCGCTATTTCACAATCAGCGTTGGACAGCCTATGCCCGTTTCAGTAACCTTTTTGCCACGACGGTTCGATTGGAGGCGGTGGTCGCTGGGCAACCCTACACCTGGGAAGTAACCGTTGACCCGGAGCGAGTGGATGAGACTGCTGTTGTCCCTTTGCTTTTCGCCCGCAGTACCATCCGGGATTGGGAAGAACCACGCATCCAGGGGAGGGGATCGCAACAAAGGGACCGGCAGGAAGCATCCCGGCAGCGGCAGGAGGCGATTGTGAATCTGGGCTGTCGGTATCAGTTGATGTCTTCCGAGACAAGTTTTGTGGCGATTGAACAACGGCCAGATGGAGATAAAACCACAGAAATCAAGCTCCGTAGGGTACCCATTGCGCTAACCAAGCGATGGGGTGGTACAGGTAATACCCTAAGCCAATCGGTCAGCCATAGCCAGTATGATGTAGATACAATGGCAGACATTGACTTTTCCTACTCTATTGGGGAAATGGATGAGTGCTCATTCAACTCATTAAAAGAGATCGATTTTAAATTTTTGCATGAACTGGCTATCCATCAGCGGTATGAAGGTTTTTGGATACTAGATAGTTGGTTTGTGAATATGCTGCATGGGGGTCCAATTCAGCTCAAACAAATTGCTGCCCTGTTGAATACTGCCCTTGAGGAAGCAGAAAAAATTATTGTAACGCTTTTCGTTCTTCGTTTTCTAAAAGACCGCTTTGCCGACTCGGATATTCTGTGGCAATCCCTGGCACAAAAGGCTGAACAATGGTTACGCAATCTCAGCACAATGCCACCCTTAATAGACCCTGAACCTGTTGATGTAGTCGAGCGTTGGCAAGCTTGGTTCGCTCAGCAGTTGGAAACGGTCAAATATCAAGAGGAGGACGAGGACAAAGATGAGGTGGAGCGTTGA
- a CDS encoding Uma2 family endonuclease, translating into MVLTPAETLAVMPMRPDISDVVIEDDEPVDSLYSEKLQRLLTSALYASFQPGMPFLATANVGLFYTLKAPPLVPDVMVSLEVSSPENFERKEDRTYFVWEMGKPPDVVIEIVSNRKGRELGRKLRDYAHAGVSYYIVYDPLHQLTELQGLSLAIFERVGTELRPYEATWMPKVGLGLTLWNGAYEGVTVEWLRWCDEAGNLLLTGEEQAEQERQRTETERQRTETERQRAETERQRAETERQRADHYLHLLQEHGINLPES; encoded by the coding sequence ATGGTGTTGACCCCTGCTGAGACTCTTGCGGTCATGCCCATGCGCCCCGACATCAGTGATGTGGTGATTGAGGATGATGAACCTGTGGATAGTCTTTACTCCGAAAAGTTGCAACGGCTCTTGACTTCGGCCTTGTATGCCTCTTTCCAGCCAGGGATGCCTTTTTTAGCTACGGCCAATGTGGGTCTTTTTTATACTCTCAAGGCACCGCCCCTAGTGCCAGATGTGATGGTGAGTTTGGAAGTTTCTAGCCCGGAAAACTTTGAGCGCAAAGAAGACCGCACTTATTTTGTGTGGGAAATGGGCAAACCGCCGGATGTGGTGATTGAAATCGTTTCCAACCGTAAAGGCCGTGAGCTAGGCCGCAAGTTGAGAGACTACGCCCATGCCGGAGTTAGTTACTACATTGTCTATGATCCCTTGCATCAATTAACCGAGTTGCAGGGGTTGTCCTTAGCCATTTTTGAGCGGGTGGGGACGGAGTTGCGACCCTATGAAGCCACCTGGATGCCGAAGGTGGGACTGGGGCTAACTTTATGGAATGGTGCTTATGAAGGGGTCACAGTCGAGTGGTTGCGTTGGTGTGACGAGGCGGGGAATCTTTTATTGACCGGGGAAGAACAGGCGGAACAAGAGCGGCAACGCACTGAAACTGAACGGCAACGCACTGAAACTGAACGGCAACGGGCTGAAACTGAGCGGCAACGGGCTGAAACTGAGCGGCAACGGGCTGACCATTACCTGCACTTGTTGCAGGAACACGGCATCAACCTCCCCGAATCCTAA